One stretch of Pedobacter riviphilus DNA includes these proteins:
- the glyA gene encoding serine hydroxymethyltransferase, producing MTRDNQIFELIDKELNRQEHGLELIASENFVSKQVMEAAGSVLTNKYAEGLPGKRYYGGCQVVDVVEQIAIDRAKELFGAAWVNVQPHSGAQANAAVMLAVLQPGDKILGFDLSHGGHLTHGSPVNFSGKLYQPLFYGVEKETGLIDYKKLEEVALAEKPKLIICGASAYSREWDYAFIRAVADKIGALVLADISHPAGLIAKGLLANPLPHCHIVTTTTHKTLRGPRGGMIMMGQDFENPWGLKTPKGETRLMSNLLDMAVFPGTQGGPLEHIIAAKAIAFGEALSEEYGTYIKQVAANAQAMAKAFVAKGYGIISGGTDNHLMLIDLRNKNITGKVAENALEKAEITVNKNMVPFDDKSPFVTSGIRVGTAAITTRGLKETEMEKIVDLIDQVLTNPEDEANLNSVKAEVIKLVSAFPLYK from the coding sequence ATGACACGCGACAACCAAATTTTTGAACTTATCGATAAAGAATTAAACCGCCAAGAGCATGGTTTAGAGCTTATTGCATCAGAAAACTTTGTAAGCAAGCAGGTAATGGAAGCTGCCGGATCGGTACTAACCAATAAATATGCTGAAGGCTTACCGGGAAAACGTTACTATGGCGGTTGCCAGGTAGTGGATGTAGTAGAGCAGATTGCTATTGATAGGGCAAAAGAGTTGTTCGGTGCAGCATGGGTAAACGTTCAGCCACACTCTGGCGCACAGGCTAACGCGGCTGTAATGTTAGCTGTTTTGCAACCAGGTGATAAAATATTAGGATTTGACCTTTCACACGGCGGCCACTTAACGCATGGTTCTCCAGTAAACTTTTCTGGTAAATTATACCAACCTTTATTTTATGGGGTAGAAAAAGAAACCGGATTAATTGACTATAAAAAATTAGAAGAGGTTGCTTTAGCCGAAAAACCTAAATTAATTATCTGCGGTGCATCTGCTTATTCCCGCGAGTGGGATTACGCTTTTATCCGTGCAGTAGCTGATAAAATCGGTGCTTTGGTTTTAGCTGATATTTCTCACCCTGCAGGTTTAATCGCAAAAGGATTGTTGGCCAACCCACTTCCGCATTGCCATATTGTAACCACTACCACCCACAAAACTTTACGTGGCCCACGTGGGGGTATGATTATGATGGGACAGGATTTCGAAAATCCATGGGGATTGAAAACGCCTAAAGGCGAAACCCGTTTAATGAGTAACCTGCTTGATATGGCAGTTTTCCCTGGTACGCAAGGCGGCCCATTAGAACATATTATTGCAGCTAAAGCCATTGCTTTTGGCGAAGCTTTAAGCGAGGAGTACGGAACATACATTAAACAAGTTGCAGCTAATGCACAGGCAATGGCCAAAGCATTTGTAGCTAAAGGATATGGCATTATTTCTGGTGGTACAGATAACCACCTGATGCTGATTGATCTTCGGAATAAAAATATTACAGGTAAAGTGGCTGAAAATGCTTTAGAGAAAGCAGAAATTACAGTGAACAAGAATATGGTTCCTTTCGATGATAAATCGCCATTTGTAACTTCGGGTATCCGCGTAGGTACTGCAGCAATTACGACACGCGGTTTAAAAGAAACTGAAATGGAGAAGATTGTAGACTTAATCGATCAGGTTTTAACTAATCCGGAAGATGAAGCTAACCTAAATAGTGTAAAAGCTGAAGTGATTAAACTGGTAAGCGCTTTCCCACTTTATAAATAA
- a CDS encoding hybrid sensor histidine kinase/response regulator — MAVIQKRFFRAIKSKVIIGFLFACFALLLAWGISKFAFTRMLDTVEEISAPNDRLRIVNDLSHKIARLDQLQRDEAFNKQGTYSFLKESRKLRNSLDTLRKLYRGDSAQLTRIKSIKNLLTDRDKQFINYLKVRETLVNTKSFSDEVQKLNELVATRTRQTDSAILTTETTTSTTTVAPEGEQKSRGFLSKLFGKKKSEVYKIINEEFKVKRDTLNAKAEDSIMKSMTGSLKNIELEQRQKSQKFLKREADLSNASNALTAQMLQILREVEGEAVAQIDLNGIQAKEVVNDGITQITTIIIIFFLLTVILLYLILADITKSNRYRRALELAKDEAEYHGKAKQRFLSNMSHEIRTPLQSILGYAELITQQDIPDKKDVDAIYQSSIHLLQIVNEVLDYNRIISGEFSFNNQVFNIRKALDEVVSVMRPLAEQKSLQLNTALDLADLEFVNGDAFRLKQILFNLLGNAVKFTLKGEIKLSVSYKKQGDDLHFHFTIKDTGIGFEEKDIPKIFNEFEQIESPEKYIINQAGTGLGLPIVKSLIETQGGRIYVKSKPGIGTTFNIYMKYENTTERVTDTLDLEHYAIVNPGTVWVIDDDKLILDLCGMIFQKNKIPFRSFTQVADILHAAPEPDLKYILIDMRMPEMTGFELCHLLKKKLPAHIKFYAITAQVLPEEREMVLSEGFDGLIMKPFRAVDILSIFDRTEILTQQPEFDFSSIEKMTFGDQQMLEKILNRFKQDSIDDAAALKKHLIDDDPDQARLLVHRLAGRTAQMGSKTLASAFRSLELEIAEKGLTADIKSEVLLQIRKLDSLIAFMEEIDYANAG; from the coding sequence ATGGCTGTTATACAAAAGCGTTTCTTCCGGGCAATAAAAAGTAAAGTAATTATAGGTTTTCTGTTTGCCTGTTTTGCATTGCTATTGGCCTGGGGCATCAGTAAGTTTGCTTTTACTCGGATGCTGGATACCGTTGAAGAAATTTCGGCCCCGAATGATCGCTTAAGGATCGTAAATGACCTTTCGCATAAAATTGCCCGGTTAGATCAGTTACAAAGAGATGAAGCCTTCAATAAACAAGGTACTTATAGTTTTCTTAAAGAATCACGTAAGTTAAGGAATAGTTTAGATACGTTACGTAAATTGTACAGGGGTGATTCTGCCCAGTTGACTCGGATAAAGTCGATAAAAAATCTGCTAACCGACCGTGACAAACAATTTATCAATTACTTAAAGGTGAGGGAAACGTTGGTGAACACCAAATCATTCTCTGATGAGGTTCAGAAATTAAATGAGCTTGTTGCTACGCGTACCAGACAGACGGACAGTGCGATACTGACCACCGAGACAACTACATCAACCACTACAGTTGCACCTGAGGGAGAACAGAAATCGAGGGGTTTTTTGAGTAAACTTTTTGGAAAGAAGAAATCAGAGGTGTATAAAATTATTAATGAGGAATTTAAAGTAAAGCGGGATACCTTAAATGCAAAGGCTGAAGACAGCATTATGAAGAGTATGACAGGTTCGTTAAAAAATATCGAACTGGAGCAGCGTCAGAAAAGCCAGAAGTTTTTAAAACGTGAAGCAGATCTATCAAATGCCAGCAATGCTTTAACGGCCCAGATGTTGCAGATTTTAAGAGAGGTTGAAGGCGAAGCGGTGGCTCAGATAGATTTGAATGGTATACAGGCTAAAGAAGTAGTTAACGATGGGATTACACAGATTACAACCATTATCATTATCTTTTTTCTGTTAACGGTTATTCTGCTGTATCTAATTTTGGCCGATATTACAAAAAGCAACAGGTATAGACGGGCATTGGAACTTGCTAAAGATGAGGCAGAATACCATGGTAAAGCAAAGCAAAGGTTCCTGTCCAATATGAGCCATGAGATCAGAACGCCGCTGCAGTCTATTTTAGGCTATGCAGAGCTGATTACCCAACAAGATATACCTGATAAGAAAGATGTGGATGCTATTTATCAGTCTTCTATTCATTTACTTCAAATTGTTAACGAGGTATTAGACTACAACCGGATTATTTCGGGCGAATTTAGCTTCAATAACCAAGTATTTAATATCCGGAAGGCATTGGATGAAGTTGTTTCGGTAATGCGGCCATTGGCAGAACAGAAATCACTTCAGTTAAATACAGCACTTGATCTTGCCGATTTGGAATTTGTAAATGGTGATGCTTTTAGGTTAAAGCAGATTTTATTTAACTTATTGGGTAACGCCGTAAAATTTACGTTGAAAGGTGAAATTAAGCTTTCGGTATCGTATAAAAAGCAAGGTGATGATCTGCATTTTCATTTTACCATAAAAGATACCGGAATCGGGTTTGAAGAAAAAGATATCCCTAAAATCTTTAATGAATTTGAGCAGATAGAATCTCCTGAAAAATATATTATCAACCAGGCTGGTACAGGTTTAGGGCTACCTATTGTTAAATCTTTGATCGAAACACAAGGCGGGAGGATTTATGTGAAGAGTAAACCCGGCATTGGTACCACATTTAATATTTACATGAAATATGAAAATACCACTGAGCGTGTAACCGATACTTTAGATTTAGAACATTATGCGATTGTAAACCCAGGTACGGTTTGGGTAATTGATGATGATAAGCTCATTCTGGATTTATGTGGAATGATTTTTCAGAAAAACAAAATCCCGTTTAGAAGCTTTACCCAGGTAGCCGATATCCTGCACGCAGCACCTGAACCAGATTTAAAATACATATTAATTGATATGCGCATGCCCGAAATGACAGGTTTCGAACTTTGTCATTTATTAAAAAAGAAACTCCCTGCGCACATTAAATTTTATGCCATTACTGCACAGGTTTTACCCGAAGAACGCGAAATGGTTTTGAGCGAGGGCTTTGATGGACTAATAATGAAACCGTTTAGAGCTGTAGATATCCTATCTATATTTGATAGAACCGAAATTTTAACCCAGCAGCCTGAATTCGATTTCTCTTCCATTGAGAAAATGACCTTTGGCGACCAGCAAATGCTGGAGAAAATATTGAACCGTTTTAAACAAGATTCTATAGATGACGCTGCAGCGTTGAAAAAACATTTAATCGATGATGATCCAGATCAGGCCAGGTTATTGGTTCACCGCCTTGCAGGACGCACG
- the glmS gene encoding glutamine--fructose-6-phosphate transaminase (isomerizing), producing the protein MCGIVGYIGYREAWPIVLKGLKRLEYRGYDSAGIAVMNNSGQHIYKKAGKVAVLEEYAEDKDRSGTIGMGHTRWATHGVPSDRNSHPHTSNNGKLSIIHNGIIENYATLKEELTSRGHEFKSDTDTEVLIHLIEEIQEIENIDLLEAVRLALQEVNGAYAIVIMDKEHPDRLIAARKGSPMVIGVGVGEYFIASDATPIIEYTKNVIYLKDGEIALITKNDLLVKQLDNIVQTPLIQELQLKLEMLEKGGFDHFMLKEIYEQPRSIKDCMRGRIYPEQGKVQLGGIKEFAEKLKNIDRIIIVACGTSWHAGLVGEYLIEEYARIPVEVEYASEFRYRNPIITEKDVVIAISQSGETADTMAAIEMAKERGATIFGICNVAGASIPRLTHAGVYTHAGPEIGVASTKAFTAQVTVLTLMAFYMAQQKGTITTSKLIELLTELDHIPEKIQVALESNDLIKEVAEKIKDSTNCLFLGRGSGFPVALEGALKLKEISYIHAEGYPAAEMKHGPIALIDEEMPVVFIATQNSSYEKVISNIQEVKARKGKVIAIVTEGDTEVKKMADYCIEIPDANEAFLPLIATIPLQLLSYHIAVMRGCNVDQPRNLAKSVTVE; encoded by the coding sequence ATGTGTGGAATAGTAGGCTATATTGGCTACAGAGAAGCCTGGCCAATTGTATTAAAAGGTCTTAAAAGATTGGAGTACCGCGGGTATGACAGTGCTGGTATTGCGGTAATGAATAATAGTGGTCAGCACATCTACAAAAAGGCCGGAAAAGTAGCTGTTTTAGAAGAATACGCCGAAGACAAAGATAGGTCTGGTACAATTGGTATGGGGCATACCCGATGGGCAACTCATGGCGTACCTTCCGATCGAAATTCTCATCCACACACCTCGAATAATGGTAAGTTATCTATTATACACAATGGAATTATAGAAAATTACGCCACCTTAAAGGAAGAATTAACCAGTCGTGGCCACGAGTTTAAAAGCGATACCGATACAGAGGTATTAATTCACCTGATTGAGGAAATCCAGGAAATTGAAAATATTGATCTTTTAGAAGCAGTTCGTCTGGCTTTGCAGGAGGTAAACGGGGCCTACGCCATCGTGATCATGGATAAAGAACACCCTGATCGCTTAATTGCTGCAAGGAAAGGGAGTCCGATGGTAATTGGCGTTGGCGTAGGGGAATATTTTATCGCTTCTGATGCTACACCCATTATAGAATATACTAAAAATGTAATTTATCTCAAGGATGGTGAAATCGCCCTGATTACCAAAAATGATCTTTTGGTTAAGCAATTGGATAACATCGTTCAAACCCCTTTAATTCAAGAGTTACAGCTAAAGCTAGAGATGTTGGAGAAAGGTGGCTTTGATCACTTTATGTTGAAAGAGATTTATGAGCAGCCACGTTCGATTAAGGATTGTATGCGTGGGCGTATTTATCCTGAACAGGGGAAAGTTCAGCTTGGCGGTATAAAGGAATTTGCAGAGAAATTAAAAAATATAGACCGGATCATTATTGTGGCCTGCGGAACATCGTGGCATGCAGGTTTGGTTGGCGAATACCTGATTGAAGAATATGCCCGTATTCCTGTTGAAGTGGAGTATGCTTCAGAATTCAGGTACAGAAATCCGATTATTACTGAAAAAGATGTGGTAATTGCCATTTCGCAGTCTGGGGAAACGGCTGATACCATGGCGGCTATAGAAATGGCTAAAGAACGTGGTGCAACTATTTTTGGAATTTGCAATGTGGCCGGTGCCTCTATCCCACGTTTAACTCACGCTGGCGTTTATACCCATGCCGGACCAGAAATCGGTGTAGCCTCAACAAAAGCATTTACCGCACAGGTAACGGTTTTAACCTTGATGGCCTTTTATATGGCGCAACAAAAAGGAACCATTACCACTTCAAAATTGATTGAGCTTTTAACCGAACTGGATCATATCCCTGAAAAAATCCAGGTTGCTTTAGAATCGAACGATTTGATCAAAGAAGTGGCAGAAAAGATCAAAGATTCTACTAACTGCTTGTTTTTAGGTAGAGGTAGTGGTTTTCCTGTGGCCTTAGAAGGTGCCTTAAAGCTTAAAGAAATTTCTTATATCCATGCAGAAGGTTATCCTGCAGCAGAAATGAAACATGGGCCTATTGCTTTAATTGATGAAGAAATGCCAGTGGTTTTTATTGCTACTCAAAATTCATCGTACGAGAAAGTGATTAGTAACATACAGGAAGTAAAAGCCAGAAAAGGAAAGGTAATTGCCATTGTAACCGAAGGGGATACTGAGGTTAAGAAAATGGCCGATTACTGTATAGAAATTCCCGATGCCAATGAAGCCTTTTTGCCACTTATAGCAACCATCCCGCTTCAGTTATTGTCGTATCATATTGCAGTAATGCGTGGGTGTAACGTAGACCAGCCTAGAAACCTGGCTAAATCGGTAACAGTAGAATAA
- the rlmN gene encoding 23S rRNA (adenine(2503)-C(2))-methyltransferase RlmN, with protein MVTAKKTDIRALDLPQLQQHLVAMQQPAFRAKQIYQWLWEKSATSFEQMSNLSKDLRKVLDETFTINAVQVNNSQFSNDHTIKNTFRLADGNIVEGVLIPLEDRMTACVSSQVGCSLTCKFCATGYMDRKRNLNADEIYDQVVLIDKQAKQNYNNPLTNIVYMGMGEPLLNYANVLKSIERITAPDGLNMSYKRITVSTAGIAKMIKKLGDDGAKFNLALSLHAADDKKRNEIMPINEANSLKALADALKYYFAKTKNPVTYEYIVFNHFNDEISDAMDLAKFCKHIPCKVNLIEYNPISFADFTNAEGDKIDAFSNYLKSQGINTNIRRSRGKDIDAACGQLAVKEEANS; from the coding sequence ATGGTAACAGCAAAAAAAACCGATATCCGTGCATTGGATCTACCTCAATTGCAGCAGCACCTTGTAGCAATGCAACAGCCCGCATTTAGGGCTAAGCAGATTTACCAATGGCTTTGGGAGAAATCGGCTACGAGTTTCGAGCAGATGAGTAATCTTTCTAAAGATCTTCGTAAGGTATTGGATGAAACTTTTACCATTAATGCGGTTCAGGTTAACAATTCACAGTTCAGTAACGACCATACCATTAAAAATACTTTTAGGTTAGCAGACGGTAATATTGTAGAGGGGGTTTTAATCCCTTTAGAGGATCGTATGACAGCTTGTGTGAGTTCACAGGTAGGCTGCAGTTTAACCTGTAAATTCTGTGCAACGGGTTACATGGACCGCAAGCGTAATTTAAATGCTGATGAGATTTATGATCAGGTCGTATTAATAGATAAACAAGCGAAGCAGAACTATAACAATCCCCTTACCAATATTGTATATATGGGCATGGGAGAGCCGCTTTTAAACTATGCGAATGTATTGAAGTCTATTGAGCGTATCACTGCTCCAGACGGTTTAAATATGAGCTATAAGCGCATTACAGTTTCTACTGCTGGCATTGCTAAAATGATCAAGAAATTAGGTGATGATGGTGCAAAATTTAATCTGGCACTTTCGCTTCATGCTGCTGATGATAAAAAGCGCAATGAGATCATGCCCATTAATGAGGCCAATTCCCTAAAAGCATTGGCAGATGCGCTTAAATACTATTTTGCTAAAACCAAAAACCCGGTAACTTACGAGTATATCGTTTTTAATCATTTTAACGATGAAATTTCTGATGCTATGGATTTAGCTAAATTCTGTAAACATATTCCTTGTAAGGTAAACCTGATTGAATATAACCCCATTTCTTTCGCAGATTTCACCAATGCAGAAGGAGATAAGATAGACGCTTTTTCCAATTATCTAAAAAGCCAGGGAATCAATACCAATATCCGCCGTAGCCGTGGTAAAGATATTGATGCGGCCTGTGGGCAATTAGCGGTTAAAGAAGAAGCAAATTCTTAG
- a CDS encoding helix-turn-helix transcriptional regulator: protein MNRIDRLFGILTLLQSRKYISAEKIAERFDMSIRTVYRDIKALGEQGIPVSFEQHKGYYLVQGYFLPPVSFNMDEANALLLVESLVSGFADNSIRSHYSTALTKVKAVLKTGQKEKLETLNQHIKLQIPERLNFNFEYLSLIQHAIAEKHLIELNYKNNKEEVSKREVEPIGLIFYAFSWHLIAWCHYRNEYRDFNLIRIICLKNLGIPFKKTQHMPLSEYMHLLPVNY from the coding sequence ATGAACCGTATCGACCGACTTTTCGGAATTTTGACCCTGCTTCAATCCAGAAAATACATTAGCGCAGAAAAAATTGCGGAAAGATTTGATATGAGCATACGCACGGTTTACCGAGACATTAAAGCCTTAGGCGAACAAGGCATACCAGTAAGTTTTGAGCAGCATAAAGGCTATTATCTGGTGCAGGGTTATTTTCTGCCACCGGTTTCTTTTAATATGGATGAAGCCAATGCACTGCTATTGGTTGAAAGTTTAGTAAGTGGATTTGCCGATAACTCTATCCGTAGCCATTATTCTACAGCATTAACTAAAGTAAAGGCGGTATTAAAAACAGGTCAGAAAGAAAAGCTTGAAACCTTAAATCAACATATTAAATTACAGATTCCGGAAAGGTTAAATTTTAATTTCGAATATCTATCACTTATTCAGCACGCCATTGCCGAAAAACACCTCATTGAGCTCAATTACAAAAACAATAAAGAAGAAGTGAGCAAAAGAGAAGTAGAACCAATTGGCTTGATTTTCTATGCCTTTAGCTGGCATTTAATTGCCTGGTGCCACTACCGTAACGAATACCGTGATTTTAACCTCATCCGGATTATCTGCCTTAAAAACTTAGGTATTCCCTTTAAAAAAACACAACACATGCCACTGAGCGAATACATGCATCTGCTTCCTGTAAATTATTAA
- a CDS encoding NADPH-dependent FMN reductase, protein MKKILAISGSTKALSTNALYITATSRLLGEDFEVTSFPSIADIPHFNPDLDQENPPKAIEALRSSIWQADGIIISTPEYAMGLPGSLKNLLDWTVSSASFSKKPVLALVASTQGEKAYQSIIDILTVIEARVSPLLISFAKAKITSEAVIIENETLATLKSVVHSFVANMENG, encoded by the coding sequence ATGAAAAAAATATTGGCAATCTCGGGAAGCACGAAAGCGCTATCAACCAATGCACTGTACATAACAGCTACCTCTAGGCTTTTAGGTGAAGATTTTGAGGTAACAAGCTTTCCATCCATTGCAGATATTCCACATTTCAACCCTGATTTAGATCAGGAAAATCCGCCAAAGGCCATCGAAGCGCTTCGGTCAAGTATCTGGCAGGCAGATGGTATCATTATTTCTACGCCTGAATATGCTATGGGCTTACCCGGCTCTTTAAAAAACCTACTCGATTGGACCGTAAGTTCAGCATCATTTTCTAAGAAGCCAGTTTTAGCACTGGTTGCCTCAACCCAAGGGGAGAAAGCCTATCAATCTATCATCGATATTTTAACGGTAATTGAAGCGAGGGTGTCGCCCCTACTCATCTCATTTGCAAAAGCTAAAATTACTAGCGAAGCAGTAATCATCGAAAATGAAACTTTAGCTACGCTTAAAAGTGTCGTTCATTCATTTGTTGCCAATATGGAGAATGGATAA
- a CDS encoding DinB family protein, giving the protein MSIADLLLMDLNTLEKTKQKNMDIIKLLLKELEAEFNTTKKFLAIVPADKFDWAPHEKSMKMKSLAVHIADLPSWVSLALTTDGLDFETAPYVEQPAESADDLVKILEKNYALGKAELEKATEEDLNGRWVLSMGKQVLADYSKYETIRHSLSQTTHHRAQLGVYLRLLDIPIPGSYGPSADDQNF; this is encoded by the coding sequence ATGAGTATAGCCGATTTATTACTAATGGATTTAAACACTTTAGAAAAAACAAAACAGAAAAATATGGATATTATTAAATTATTATTGAAAGAGCTGGAAGCAGAATTTAATACAACAAAAAAATTCCTGGCCATTGTACCTGCAGATAAATTTGACTGGGCACCACACGAAAAAAGTATGAAAATGAAATCGCTTGCGGTTCATATTGCTGATCTGCCGAGTTGGGTTTCGCTAGCTTTAACTACTGATGGACTGGATTTTGAAACAGCACCTTATGTAGAACAACCTGCAGAAAGTGCCGATGATCTGGTTAAAATTCTAGAGAAAAATTATGCACTCGGAAAAGCAGAATTAGAAAAAGCCACGGAAGAAGACCTAAATGGCCGTTGGGTATTAAGTATGGGCAAACAGGTTTTGGCCGATTATTCTAAATACGAAACCATCCGCCATTCACTTAGCCAAACCACTCACCACAGGGCACAGTTAGGTGTTTACTTAAGATTACTCGATATCCCAATCCCGGGTAGTTATGGTCCAAGTGCAGATGATCAAAACTTTTAG
- a CDS encoding ComF family protein — translation MLLVKQWTSDLLGLLFPNLCNACGNSLFRHEQLICIKCLYDLPFTDYHQYADNRVAKQLWGRLPLNAAMAMLYFRKGAKVQNLIHNLKYNGRTDVGVLLGNMLGERLKPAILYQGIDIVIPVPLHRKKFKTRGYNQSTFIADGIAAQMGIDINENHLIRNTATESQTKKSRYNRYENMKDVFQVNSPEDIIGKHILLVDDVITTGATLEACANALLATGAAKVSIAALAFAE, via the coding sequence ATGCTTCTGGTTAAACAATGGACTTCCGATTTATTAGGATTGCTATTTCCAAATTTATGCAATGCATGTGGCAATTCTTTGTTTCGCCACGAACAGTTGATCTGTATAAAATGTTTATACGATCTTCCTTTTACCGATTATCATCAATATGCAGATAATAGGGTTGCCAAGCAATTATGGGGGCGCTTACCACTTAATGCTGCCATGGCCATGTTATATTTTAGAAAAGGGGCGAAGGTTCAAAACTTAATACACAACTTAAAATATAACGGCAGAACCGATGTTGGTGTACTATTAGGTAATATGCTGGGAGAACGGTTAAAACCTGCAATTCTTTACCAAGGTATCGATATCGTTATTCCTGTTCCTTTACATCGCAAAAAATTTAAAACCAGGGGATATAACCAAAGTACCTTTATTGCTGATGGGATTGCAGCGCAGATGGGAATCGATATCAATGAAAATCATCTTATCCGGAATACTGCTACCGAAAGCCAAACTAAAAAAAGCAGGTATAATCGTTATGAAAATATGAAAGACGTTTTTCAGGTAAATTCTCCTGAAGATATCATCGGCAAACATATTTTACTGGTTGACGATGTAATTACCACTGGGGCAACGCTTGAAGCCTGTGCCAATGCACTCTTAGCTACTGGGGCAGCAAAAGTAAGCATTGCAGCGCTTGCCTTTGCAGAATAA
- a CDS encoding segregation and condensation protein A: protein MQAENFEIKLPVFEGPFDLLLFFIERDELNIQDVEIAKITNDFLAYIHKLLALNVEVASEFILVAATLMRIKSKMLLPRIEVDEAGNEINSEQDLIARLIAYKQFKSAAEEMKVYEEERFKQDQRGNIAYDLTLAAASSSHQDELLSLDLYKLLTVYHRTMQKYELRSEEVKHTVVQYPYTIEQQKHFIANLLDINKQIDFALVLKNSENKVHFVYNFLAILEMLQQQIVEITIGSGFNNFNVKALS, encoded by the coding sequence ATGCAGGCAGAGAATTTTGAAATAAAACTTCCGGTATTCGAAGGCCCCTTCGATTTGTTGCTGTTCTTTATAGAACGGGATGAACTTAATATCCAGGATGTGGAGATTGCCAAAATCACCAACGACTTTTTGGCCTACATACATAAACTCCTTGCCCTAAATGTAGAAGTGGCCAGCGAATTTATTTTAGTGGCTGCAACCTTGATGCGTATTAAATCTAAAATGCTTTTACCAAGGATTGAGGTTGATGAAGCCGGAAACGAAATCAATTCGGAGCAGGACCTTATTGCCCGGCTGATTGCCTATAAACAGTTTAAATCTGCCGCAGAAGAAATGAAGGTTTATGAAGAGGAACGGTTTAAACAAGATCAACGAGGTAATATTGCATATGATTTAACCCTTGCGGCTGCATCTTCCAGTCACCAGGATGAACTTTTATCATTGGATCTCTATAAACTTTTAACCGTTTACCACCGGACGATGCAGAAGTATGAGCTGCGGAGCGAAGAGGTTAAACACACCGTAGTTCAATATCCTTATACTATTGAGCAGCAAAAACACTTTATTGCCAATCTGCTTGATATTAATAAACAGATCGATTTTGCTTTGGTGCTTAAAAACTCGGAGAATAAAGTGCATTTCGTTTATAATTTCCTGGCTATTTTGGAAATGTTGCAGCAACAAATCGTAGAGATAACCATTGGGAGCGGCTTTAACAACTTTAATGTGAAAGCATTATCTTAA
- the rluF gene encoding 23S rRNA pseudouridine(2604) synthase RluF gives MNNNSATRLNKFISESGLCSRREADRYIEKGTVFINGKRAKVGDQVFAGDKVMVNGHNIEPKEESNFILLAFNKPVGITSTTEGSVRDNIVDYVNHSERIFPIGRLDKDSSGLIFLTNNGDIVNKILRAGNKHEKEYVVTVNKPITEDFIFEMSNGVPILGVNTRKCKVRQISTFVFNIILIQGLNRQIRRMCEHFGYEVTKLERTRIMNINLKGIPTGEFRELTEDEMKSITKSVENSSSEAKSKPKSTTKKKANAWEEIPELREEQPKKSFKAKSSGQKSSGKKQVGHAGSKPTGKSNTGNRNSRPAKGKAISKSNSRGRGR, from the coding sequence ATGAACAATAACTCTGCAACCCGTTTAAATAAATTCATCAGCGAAAGTGGATTATGTTCACGCCGCGAAGCAGATCGTTATATCGAAAAAGGTACAGTTTTTATCAATGGAAAAAGGGCTAAAGTAGGCGATCAGGTTTTTGCAGGAGATAAAGTGATGGTTAACGGCCATAATATCGAACCTAAAGAAGAAAGTAATTTCATCCTATTAGCATTTAACAAGCCTGTTGGTATTACCAGTACGACTGAAGGCAGCGTACGCGATAATATTGTTGATTACGTAAACCATAGTGAAAGAATATTTCCCATTGGCAGATTGGACAAAGATTCGTCAGGTCTGATCTTCCTGACTAACAATGGTGATATCGTGAACAAAATTTTAAGGGCAGGGAATAAGCACGAAAAGGAATACGTAGTTACGGTTAATAAACCTATTACCGAAGATTTTATTTTCGAAATGAGTAATGGTGTTCCTATCTTGGGCGTAAATACACGTAAATGTAAGGTACGCCAAATCAGCACATTTGTATTCAATATTATCTTAATTCAGGGGTTAAATAGACAGATCCGTAGAATGTGTGAGCATTTTGGTTACGAAGTGACTAAACTAGAGCGTACACGTATCATGAATATCAATTTAAAGGGTATTCCGACTGGAGAGTTTAGAGAACTTACCGAAGATGAGATGAAAAGCATCACCAAAAGTGTTGAAAATTCATCTTCTGAAGCTAAATCAAAGCCCAAAAGCACTACTAAGAAAAAAGCAAATGCCTGGGAAGAAATCCCTGAACTTAGGGAAGAACAACCAAAAAAATCATTTAAAGCGAAATCATCAGGCCAAAAATCTTCGGGCAAAAAACAGGTTGGTCACGCAGGCTCAAAACCTACCGGTAAAAGTAACACCGGAAACAGAAATTCCAGACCTGCCAAAGGTAAGGCTATCAGCAAGTCAAACTCAAGAGGCAGAGGAAGATAA